Proteins from a genomic interval of Candidatus Eremiobacterota bacterium:
- a CDS encoding C69 family dipeptidase, whose product MKKLALFLAAAFIAVMLQISQARACTSFLVTRGASADGSTMITYTADSHTLYGDLRYYPAAEYGESQKLDIYEWDTGKFTGTIPQAARTYAVIGYMNEYQVAISETTFTGRTELKDPKGVIDYGNLITLALQRSKSAREAIQTMGALVERYGYCSTGETFSISDKNEVWMMDLIGKGPGGKGAVWVALKIPDGCVSAHANQSRIGKFPQNDSANCLYAKDVISFARKKGFFKGNDEAFSFADAYHPTSFSGLRACEARVWQFFRRTAPSVNIPIERVKGLGGKKPEPLPLWVKPDKKLSAREVMECMRDHFEGTEFDLSKGVGAGPYHLPYRWRPLTWKVNKQEYFNERSTSTQQTAFSFVSQSRSSLPDCIGGLLWFGVDDTASTVYVPLYAGIREVPKPFARGTGSFTEFSWDSAFWVFNFVSNFAYSRYCDMIKDIGKAQSELEAVYLARQAPVEEAALALYKQSPELASGYLTDYSAKMADLCLSRWKKLLTELLIKYLDGNMKDERGKVTHPGYPKDWYERIIKDSGDYYRNLKIEGEIPEEEEHPQEPVKQVKPVEPVKPVKPAKPMRR is encoded by the coding sequence ATGAAAAAACTCGCCCTGTTCCTTGCCGCGGCCTTCATCGCCGTAATGCTGCAGATATCACAGGCCCGGGCCTGCACAAGCTTTCTCGTGACCAGGGGGGCTTCGGCTGACGGGTCCACGATGATCACCTACACTGCCGACTCCCATACCCTCTACGGCGATCTCCGCTATTACCCTGCCGCTGAGTACGGCGAGAGCCAGAAGCTTGATATTTATGAATGGGATACCGGCAAGTTTACAGGGACGATTCCCCAGGCTGCCCGCACTTATGCCGTCATAGGTTATATGAACGAATACCAGGTAGCCATCTCAGAGACGACTTTCACGGGGCGCACCGAGCTGAAGGACCCCAAGGGCGTCATTGACTACGGCAACCTCATCACCCTGGCCCTGCAGCGCTCAAAAAGCGCCCGCGAGGCGATCCAGACCATGGGGGCGCTCGTGGAGCGCTACGGCTACTGCAGCACAGGCGAGACCTTCTCCATCTCCGACAAGAACGAGGTCTGGATGATGGATCTCATCGGCAAGGGTCCCGGCGGGAAAGGCGCCGTGTGGGTTGCATTGAAAATCCCTGATGGCTGTGTGTCGGCCCATGCAAACCAGTCCCGCATAGGGAAATTCCCGCAGAATGACAGTGCAAACTGCCTCTATGCGAAGGACGTGATAAGCTTTGCCAGGAAGAAGGGCTTCTTCAAGGGAAACGACGAGGCTTTCAGTTTTGCCGATGCATACCATCCAACGAGCTTTTCAGGGCTCAGGGCCTGCGAGGCAAGGGTGTGGCAATTCTTCAGGCGCACAGCGCCTTCAGTAAATATCCCCATCGAGAGGGTCAAAGGCCTGGGGGGGAAAAAGCCCGAGCCGCTTCCCCTCTGGGTGAAGCCCGACAAAAAGCTCTCGGCCCGCGAGGTGATGGAGTGCATGCGCGATCATTTCGAAGGCACCGAGTTTGATCTCTCAAAAGGCGTCGGCGCCGGCCCCTACCACCTCCCCTACCGCTGGAGGCCTCTCACGTGGAAAGTCAACAAGCAGGAATATTTCAATGAAAGGTCCACCTCAACGCAGCAGACTGCCTTCTCCTTTGTCTCCCAGTCCCGTTCCTCGCTTCCCGACTGCATCGGCGGCCTTCTGTGGTTCGGCGTCGATGATACCGCGAGCACCGTATATGTTCCCCTTTACGCGGGGATAAGGGAAGTGCCGAAGCCCTTCGCCCGGGGAACCGGATCGTTCACAGAGTTCAGCTGGGACTCGGCATTCTGGGTCTTCAACTTCGTGTCCAACTTCGCATACTCACGCTACTGCGATATGATAAAAGATATAGGAAAAGCGCAGAGCGAGCTTGAAGCGGTGTATCTTGCAAGGCAGGCACCGGTGGAAGAGGCGGCCCTGGCCTTGTATAAGCAGTCGCCAGAGCTCGCATCGGGCTACCTCACTGATTACTCGGCCAAGATGGCTGACCTCTGTCTCTCCAGGTGGAAAAAGCTGCTCACCGAGCTCTTGATAAAATACCTGGACGGGAACATGAAAGACGAGAGGGGAAAAGTGACCCACCCCGGCTACCCCAAGGACTGGTACGAACGGATAATCAAGGACAGCGGCGACTATTACCGGAACTTGAAGATCGAGGGGGAGATACCCGAGGAGGAGGAGCATCCGCAGGAGCCTGTGAAACAGGTAAAGCCCGTGGAACCTGTGAAACCTGTGAAGCCGGCAAAACCTATGAGGCGCTGA
- a CDS encoding cyclase family protein, with translation MNTQDFLKFMGKVKMYDLTQPLSVHTPPWPSYVPLSVQYFKRIAGAHMGQGANGQIITMSHHVGTHMDGEIHFYGAGRSIGEVPLQEWVGPGVVVDISDEVGDYDLYSPEMIQKRVEVKKGDILIINTGYHRYAWYEKQCDEVRYFVKHPGPDASFHKWAIDMKIRWIGVECGSADHPMNTIIRQWHPKLFEEAEKKLKKRTGKLWDQYFPQDEYYQVMHLKLFPKKIVHAENLGGEIDKIGNKRCWIGCFPLKGMEFESAQCRIVAFDAPAD, from the coding sequence ATGAATACCCAGGATTTTCTCAAGTTCATGGGAAAGGTAAAAATGTATGACCTTACGCAGCCCCTCTCTGTCCATACGCCGCCATGGCCCAGTTACGTGCCCCTCAGCGTGCAGTATTTCAAGAGGATTGCGGGAGCTCACATGGGCCAGGGGGCCAACGGGCAGATCATCACCATGAGCCACCACGTGGGAACCCACATGGACGGGGAGATTCATTTTTACGGAGCAGGGCGCTCCATAGGGGAGGTGCCGCTCCAGGAGTGGGTAGGCCCCGGCGTCGTCGTGGACATCTCCGACGAGGTGGGCGACTACGACCTTTACTCTCCCGAGATGATACAGAAGCGCGTCGAGGTCAAGAAGGGCGACATTCTTATCATCAACACGGGCTATCACCGCTATGCCTGGTACGAGAAGCAGTGCGACGAGGTGCGGTATTTCGTCAAGCACCCCGGGCCCGACGCCTCGTTCCACAAATGGGCCATCGACATGAAGATCAGGTGGATCGGCGTGGAGTGCGGCAGCGCAGACCACCCGATGAACACTATCATCAGGCAGTGGCATCCCAAGCTTTTTGAAGAGGCCGAGAAGAAGCTCAAGAAGAGGACAGGAAAGCTGTGGGATCAGTATTTCCCCCAGGATGAGTATTACCAGGTGATGCACCTGAAGCTTTTCCCCAAGAAGATAGTCCATGCCGAGAACCTGGGCGGCGAGATTGACAAGATAGGGAACAAACGCTGCTGGATAGGCTGCTTCCCGCTGAAGGGAATGGAGTTTGAGTCGGCGCAGTGCAGGATAGTGGCTTTTGACGCCCCGGCTGACTAA
- a CDS encoding HdeD family acid-resistance protein, translating to MTDSQNNAGVLPAKCWWAMGIRGIAALIFGILAFAWPGITVATIILFFGAYVLVDGLFTVVSAFMHREWPRWWAFLIEGLVGLIVGGIALFSPVSALVAVSIIVAAWAFITGVFEIVASFSLPGGFPGKWGLLAGGILSVLFGCIVVASPAAFAVMISWFIGAYAVIFGAVLIYLSYTLKCAA from the coding sequence TATGGGGATCCGTGGTATTGCGGCCCTTATCTTCGGCATACTGGCTTTTGCCTGGCCCGGGATCACGGTGGCCACGATCATTCTTTTCTTCGGGGCTTATGTGCTTGTAGATGGCCTTTTCACTGTGGTATCTGCTTTCATGCACCGTGAATGGCCGCGGTGGTGGGCATTTCTCATTGAAGGTCTCGTGGGGCTCATTGTGGGAGGCATTGCCCTCTTCAGCCCCGTTTCGGCTCTTGTTGCGGTGAGCATCATCGTGGCCGCCTGGGCCTTCATCACCGGTGTTTTTGAAATAGTGGCGTCATTTTCCCTTCCCGGGGGATTCCCGGGGAAATGGGGCCTTCTGGCGGGAGGTATTCTCTCGGTGCTCTTCGGGTGTATTGTCGTGGCTTCCCCTGCGGCTTTTGCGGTGATGATCTCATGGTTCATCGGGGCATACGCCGTAATCTTCGGCGCCGTGCTCATCTACCTGTCCTATACTCTCAAGTGCGCCGCCTGA